ATCATCACTATTATAAAGTAAATAAATTTTTCTTAGGTAAAGTACACTATAATAATGATGTTTTCTCCAATACTTTAATAAAATACGATCTAAATAATGATAATATTATTATTAAAATAAGTAACTCAAGCTATTTAATTTTTATTTTAAAAAAGAGCTTAGTAAAAAAATTCACGATAGATAATGATATATTTATTAACATAGCGGACTATGGTTATAGTCAAATATTGATAGATAAAAAACCTATCAAACTTTACAAAAAAAATTTAATTAACAGTTATGAAAAATTAAATAAAAAATTCAGTTATACTAAATTTGTAAACAAATCTAAATACTTTATAAATTATAATAGTGAATATTTTTATGTTCTAAAAAAGAAAAATTTAATAAAAAAAATACCTCAACAAAAAAAAATAATATCTGAATTTTATCTTTTAAATAAAAAATTAGCAAAAAATAATTCAGACTTATTTTTTACTAAACTTATAAATCTATTGAATAATAACGTTAATAATGCTAAATAATGAAAAAATCGATACTACTACTCTCTTTTTTTCTAAATTTAAGTATCTATTCTCAAAAAGAAAGCGGAAATTTAAAAATTGAAATAAACAATCTTAATAAAGAACAAATCATAAACCTTTTAGAAGAAAAAACAGATTACCATTTTTTTTATATTAATAGTTGGCTAGATAATAGAAGAATCTCTAAAAACTTTAATAATACCTCTATTACAAATATTTTAGATTATATACTTAACGATACTGCAATCAACTACTATATTACAAATGATAAAAAAATTATACTAACATATGGTAATTTAATATCTAATAGTATTTATGATAATTTTGATATAGATGATTCATTATCTTTTGTCAAAAAAAGAAAATACCTGTTTTTATAAAAAACAACCAAGATATTAATGATTTTATTAAAATAGGTAAAGAAGAGCAAGTAGAACAAAAAAACTTCAAATTATCTGGATACATCGTAAATGGAAATACTAAAAAACCTATTGAAGGTGTTACTATTTTAGAAAGAAATAAAAATAAATCAACTACAAGTAATAAAAAAGGATACTATAACATAGTACTTCCCTATGGAAAAAACAATATTGAAACGTTATTACAAGGCTATAGTAAACTCTATAAAAATATAATTTTATACAATGATGGTTCTTTGAACATATCTCTTATGGAGCAAGATGAACAACTTGATGAAATTACTATAAATACAAGTAAAAAGAACAATATAAAAGAAATAATATCTGGAATTACTCAATTAAATATAGCTGAGATAAAAAACATTCCTTTAGTATTAGGAGAAAGAGATATATTAAAGGTCGCAACTACTTTACCTGGTATAAAATCAGCAGGTGAAGGTTCTGAAGGAGTAAATGTTAGAGGTGGAAAAGTAGACCAAAACTTATTTCTATTAGATGATGGTGTACTGTATAACCCAAATCATTTTTTAGGATTATTTTCTGCTATCAACCCATTTACAACAGAAAGTTTAAAAATATACAAAGGAAACATACCCGCTGAATATGGAGGTCGAATTTCCTCTGTTTTTAACATTGAAAACAAAA
The Tenacibaculum pacificus DNA segment above includes these coding regions:
- a CDS encoding Plug domain-containing protein, whose product is MEQDEQLDEITINTSKKNNIKEIISGITQLNIAEIKNIPLVLGERDILKVATTLPGIKSAGEGSEGVNVRGGKVDQNLFLLDDGVLYNPNHFLGLFSAINPFTTESLKIYKGNIPAEYGGRISSVFNIENKRCKYPKI